One stretch of Calonectris borealis chromosome 5, bCalBor7.hap1.2, whole genome shotgun sequence DNA includes these proteins:
- the LOC142083068 gene encoding carbohydrate sulfotransferase 9-like — translation MNQKVLVFVLPNFIFGIFLFGFFCKRQKNLTGAFPDPTEDWLAIQNDRKSTLASVCLKNNLLKLRSKLDSHVANQLFVEHKHKFIYCEVPKVGCSNWKRTIFLLQADLNAEASEIEHDHIHQTSLIKKLVTYPPAVQKEFLNNYTKVMFTRHPLERLVSAYRDKLLHSEPFYSITVANEIRAMFRKNKNSSEKVSFQEFVNFIIAKPPNTLDIHWKPMFLLCDPCNIHYDILGKYETVGLDSEHVLKVIGAPESLHYPSLKRYGSEKRTNGDITLEYLRQLNTEQIEKITKLYQMDFFLFNYTMKYEDYFSLND, via the exons ATGAATCAGAAGGTGTTAGTTTTCGTTCTCCCAAATTTTATTTTTGGGATATTTCTTTTTGGATTTTTCTGTAAGAGACAAAAAAACCTAACAG GTGCATTTCCAGATCCCACTGAAGATTGGCTGGCAATTCAAAATGATCGCAAAAGCACACTGGCTTCTGTCTGCCTGAAGAACAACCTTCTTAAATTAAGAAGCAAATTGGATTCTCATGTTGCAAATCAGCTCTTTGTGGAGCACAAACACAAATTTATCTACTGTGAGGTGCCCAAGGTAGGCTGCTCCAATTGGAAGAgaactatttttcttctccaagcaGACTTGAATGCAGAAGCTTCTGAAATTGAGCATGACCACATCCACCAAACCTCGCTGATCAAAAAGCTGGTGACTTACCCTCCTGCCGTACAAAAGGAATTTCTGAACAATTACACCAAAGTGATGTTCACCAGACATCCCTTGGAACGGCTGGTTTCAGCTTACAGAGACAAACTTTTGCACTCTGAGCCATTCTACAGTATCACTGTCGCTAATGAGATTAGGGCAatgttcaggaaaaacaaaaattcttctgaaaaagtgAGTTTCCAGGAGTTTGTCAACTTCATTATAGCAAAACCACCAAATACTCTTGACATTCACTGGAAACCAATGTTTCTGCTCTGTGATCCTTGCAACATTCACTATGATATTCTGGGCAAGTATGAAACTGTTGGGTTAGATTCTGAGCATGTTCTGAAGGTCATTGGAGCACCAGAGAGCCTGCACTACCCCAGCTTGAAGAGGTATGGCTCAGAGAAACGAACTAATGGTGATATCACCTTGGAGTATCTCAGACAACTGAACACAGAACAAATTGAGAAGATCACAAAATTGTATCAAATGGATTTTTTCTTGTTCAACTATACTATGAAATATGAGGATTATTTTTCCCTGAATGACTAA